A single window of Armatimonadia bacterium DNA harbors:
- the tsf gene encoding translation elongation factor Ts — protein MAITAEDVKKLREKTGAGMMDCKKALQEANGNMEEAIASLRKHGIAVATKREGKTAQQGTIATYIHAGDQIGVLVELNCETDFVARTDDFKAFAREVCMQVAAQQPKWVAPEDVPADAVEREKQILREQALNEGKPEAIVERMVEGRVKKFYENYCLVNQAYIRDDSKTIGDLLNELLAKTGERVLVRRFVRYQVGEEL, from the coding sequence ATGGCCATTACGGCTGAAGACGTCAAGAAGTTGCGCGAGAAGACCGGAGCAGGCATGATGGACTGCAAGAAGGCCTTGCAGGAAGCCAACGGCAACATGGAAGAGGCCATCGCCAGCCTGCGCAAGCACGGCATCGCCGTCGCCACCAAGCGTGAGGGCAAGACCGCTCAGCAGGGAACCATCGCCACCTACATCCACGCCGGCGACCAGATCGGCGTTCTCGTCGAGCTCAACTGCGAGACCGACTTCGTCGCCCGCACCGACGACTTCAAGGCCTTCGCGCGCGAAGTCTGCATGCAGGTCGCCGCCCAGCAGCCCAAGTGGGTTGCACCGGAGGACGTCCCGGCGGACGCCGTCGAACGCGAGAAACAAATCCTGCGCGAGCAGGCGTTGAACGAGGGTAAGCCTGAGGCGATCGTCGAGCGAATGGTTGAGGGACGCGTCAAGAAGTTCTACGAGAACTACTGCCTGGTCAACCAGGCCTACATCCGCGACGACTCCAAGACGATCGGCGACCTGCTCAATGAGTTGCTCGCCAAGACCGGGGAACGCGTTCTTGTCCGCCGGTTCGTGCGCTATCAGGTCGGGGAGGAGTTGTAG
- the uppS gene encoding polyprenyl diphosphate synthase, with protein MADLMAWREPLVGHVLPKHIAVIMDGNGRWAHQRGLPRIQGHFQGRKAAKRCVQACVDLGIEALSMYAFSAENWRRPEDEVRGILDLLEAAIREETPELHDVEVRLTASGRLHELPESLQQTIAQSREETKHHKGLTLNLLINYGGRTEIVDAAKMVARKAMAGELDLDKLEEKGFSALMYSPELPDPDLVIRPGGELRISNFLLWELAYSEIVLMPVLWPDFNEHHLVEAILEYSHRQRRFGGLASDDARHLVMPE; from the coding sequence TTGGCTGATCTGATGGCGTGGAGAGAGCCACTCGTCGGACACGTGCTGCCGAAGCACATTGCGGTGATCATGGACGGAAACGGGCGCTGGGCCCACCAGCGCGGTCTGCCGCGAATCCAGGGGCACTTCCAGGGGCGGAAGGCTGCGAAACGGTGCGTTCAGGCTTGCGTGGACCTGGGGATTGAGGCGCTGTCGATGTACGCCTTCAGCGCCGAGAACTGGCGACGCCCCGAAGACGAAGTGCGGGGTATCCTGGACCTGCTCGAGGCGGCCATCCGCGAGGAGACGCCGGAGCTTCATGACGTCGAGGTTCGGCTGACGGCCTCGGGACGTCTGCACGAGCTTCCCGAGAGCCTGCAGCAGACCATCGCGCAGAGCCGGGAGGAGACCAAGCACCACAAGGGCCTCACCCTCAACCTGCTGATCAACTACGGCGGGCGGACCGAGATCGTCGACGCGGCCAAGATGGTGGCCCGCAAGGCCATGGCAGGCGAGCTCGACCTGGACAAGCTGGAGGAGAAGGGCTTCTCCGCGCTGATGTACTCGCCGGAGTTGCCCGATCCGGACCTGGTGATCCGTCCCGGCGGCGAGCTGCGGATCAGCAACTTCCTGCTCTGGGAGCTTGCCTACAGCGAGATCGTCCTGATGCCGGTGCTGTGGCCGGACTTCAATGAGCACCACCTGGTGGAGGCCATCCTGGAGTACAGCCACCGGCAGCGCCGGTTCGGCGGTCTGGCTTCGGATGACGCCCGGCACCTGGTTATGCCCGAGTAG
- a CDS encoding peptidyl-prolyl cis-trans isomerase, translated as MTARTLFVVLALALVSVGALAQQPVEKSHAPGVADPVATVNGKPITQEQYRNTLIDWFGREVFEEMIQTETITQAAERAKVVVTDEQVDKRLALMQSDIEEKAATGQGPTFAQWMASRRVTLANLRARLRSELQLEGLVSDEVKVTSSEAQDFYDKNQKAFAEPERVKISVITVKTEDEANKVRTLINSKQKNWGDAAREFNINPYTAKTGGDLGYCIDDGSPIAKAAFGLKADLEISAPVSFQSAFHIVRREDRQKARIAPFDEVKQSIVSMLLEQRLFETKMKKRTELRNQAVIQRLVEFPEAVATP; from the coding sequence ATGACCGCACGTACCTTGTTTGTTGTGCTGGCACTGGCCCTTGTGAGCGTCGGGGCCCTTGCCCAGCAGCCGGTGGAGAAGTCCCATGCGCCGGGCGTGGCTGACCCCGTTGCGACGGTCAACGGGAAGCCGATCACTCAAGAGCAGTATCGCAACACCCTCATCGACTGGTTCGGCAGGGAAGTCTTTGAGGAGATGATCCAGACCGAGACCATCACTCAGGCGGCGGAGCGCGCGAAGGTCGTCGTCACCGATGAGCAGGTGGACAAGCGGCTGGCGCTGATGCAGTCCGACATCGAGGAGAAGGCGGCAACGGGCCAGGGCCCGACCTTCGCCCAGTGGATGGCGAGCCGGCGGGTAACCCTTGCCAACCTGCGCGCCCGACTGCGCAGCGAGCTGCAGCTTGAGGGTCTGGTCTCTGACGAGGTCAAGGTGACCTCCTCGGAGGCCCAGGACTTCTACGACAAGAACCAGAAGGCTTTTGCGGAGCCGGAGCGCGTGAAGATCAGCGTGATCACGGTGAAGACCGAAGACGAAGCCAACAAGGTTCGTACGCTGATCAACAGCAAGCAGAAGAACTGGGGCGACGCCGCACGCGAGTTCAACATCAACCCGTACACGGCCAAGACCGGCGGCGACCTGGGCTATTGCATAGATGACGGCAGCCCCATCGCCAAGGCGGCTTTCGGGCTGAAGGCCGACCTGGAGATCAGTGCCCCGGTGAGCTTCCAGAGCGCGTTCCACATTGTGCGCCGTGAGGACCGCCAGAAGGCTCGCATCGCGCCCTTCGACGAAGTCAAGCAGAGCATCGTAAGCATGCTCCTGGAGCAGAGGCTGTTCGAGACGAAGATGAAGAAGCGCACCGAGCTGCGCAATCAGGCCGTCATCCAGCGCCTTGTGGAGTTCCCGGAGGCAGTGGCGACCCCTTAA
- the frr gene encoding ribosome recycling factor, producing the protein MPTEDIIAEAKQRMKRAAEKLEHEFTTIRTGRASATILDRLKVSYYGSEMPINQLATVSIPEARLIVITPWDKGSLRAIEKAILTSDLNLTPASDGNVVRLEIPALTEERRKELARLVSQKAEDGRVAVRNVRRDANAHIEKLEKSSDVSEDDVEHAKKEVQDATNAMIKEIDRAAEKKTAEVMEV; encoded by the coding sequence ATGCCGACGGAAGACATCATCGCCGAAGCCAAGCAGCGCATGAAGCGAGCGGCGGAGAAGCTCGAGCACGAGTTCACAACCATCCGTACCGGCCGCGCTTCAGCAACCATTCTGGACCGTCTCAAGGTGTCCTACTACGGCAGTGAGATGCCGATCAACCAGTTGGCCACCGTGTCGATCCCTGAGGCACGGCTGATCGTCATCACTCCCTGGGACAAGGGGTCGCTGCGGGCCATTGAGAAGGCGATTCTCACCTCGGACCTGAACCTGACCCCCGCCAGCGACGGCAACGTCGTACGCCTGGAGATCCCGGCTCTCACCGAGGAGCGCCGCAAGGAGCTCGCCAGACTCGTGAGCCAGAAGGCGGAGGACGGCCGGGTTGCGGTCCGGAACGTCCGCCGCGACGCCAACGCCCACATCGAGAAGCTGGAGAAATCCTCCGACGTGTCCGAAGACGACGTCGAGCACGCCAAGAAGGAAGTCCAGGACGCGACGAACGCCATGATCAAGGAGATCGACCGCGCCGCGGAGAAGAAGACGGCGGAGGTCATGGAAGTTTGA
- a CDS encoding DNA polymerase IV, with amino-acid sequence MPRDILHVDMDAFYASVEQRDDPQLRGRPVIVGAPPAARGVVSAASYEARVFGVRSAMPSSQAGRLCPQAVFLPVRMARYQEVSRQVMAILRHYTPLLEQISVDEAFLDVTGSRRLFGEAEHIGREIKARIRTELDLPASVGVASNKFVAKIASDLRKPDGFVVVPAGQEAAFLAPLPISRLWGVGKATERRLHDLGLRTIGQLARFPEDHLQRQFGNLGPHLHSLALGQDDRPVETEREAKSVSAETTFAQDIADRALMEATLLRLAEDVGRRVRRGGLRGRTIQLKLRFESFETITRRQTLPRPTDADATLYQVVLRLLGEAPLTGRKVRLLGVGLSGFGEEVQPSLFEEGGAVHSALDEAVDALRSRFGRDAIRRGRLVEGDHEES; translated from the coding sequence ATGCCTCGCGACATCCTCCACGTCGACATGGATGCCTTCTACGCCTCGGTCGAGCAACGCGACGACCCGCAGTTGCGCGGACGACCCGTCATCGTGGGTGCGCCGCCGGCTGCCCGTGGGGTCGTCTCGGCGGCTTCCTACGAGGCCCGGGTCTTCGGTGTCCGCTCGGCGATGCCTTCATCTCAGGCCGGACGTCTCTGCCCGCAGGCTGTCTTCCTGCCGGTTCGCATGGCGCGCTACCAGGAGGTCTCCCGGCAGGTCATGGCCATCTTACGCCATTATACCCCACTGCTGGAGCAGATCTCCGTCGACGAGGCCTTCCTGGATGTCACCGGCTCCCGGCGCCTCTTCGGTGAGGCTGAGCACATCGGCCGCGAGATCAAGGCCCGGATCCGCACTGAGCTCGACCTCCCCGCCTCCGTTGGAGTCGCCTCCAACAAGTTCGTGGCCAAGATTGCCTCGGACCTGCGCAAACCGGACGGCTTTGTGGTGGTGCCTGCCGGTCAGGAGGCCGCCTTCCTGGCCCCGCTGCCAATCTCCCGCCTGTGGGGTGTGGGCAAGGCCACCGAGCGGCGTCTTCACGATCTGGGCCTGCGCACCATCGGCCAGTTAGCCCGCTTCCCTGAGGACCACCTGCAGCGCCAGTTTGGCAACCTCGGCCCACACCTGCACTCGCTGGCCCTGGGACAAGATGACCGTCCGGTCGAGACCGAGCGCGAGGCCAAGTCTGTCAGCGCCGAGACCACCTTCGCCCAGGACATCGCCGACCGTGCTCTGATGGAGGCCACGCTGTTGCGTCTGGCCGAGGATGTGGGGCGAAGAGTGCGTCGAGGCGGTCTGCGGGGCCGAACCATTCAGCTAAAGCTGCGTTTCGAGAGCTTCGAGACGATCACCCGTCGCCAGACCTTGCCTCGTCCCACCGATGCCGACGCGACTCTCTACCAAGTGGTCCTGCGACTGCTGGGTGAGGCGCCGCTGACGGGTCGCAAGGTGCGGCTCCTCGGCGTCGGGCTCTCAGGCTTCGGCGAGGAAGTGCAGCCGTCCCTCTTCGAGGAGGGCGGCGCCGTCCACTCCGCCCTGGATGAGGCCGTGGACGCTCTCCGCAGCCGCTTTGGCCGTGACGCGATCCGTCGAGGCAGGCTCGTGGAGGGCGATCATGAGGAGAGCTGA
- the pyrH gene encoding UMP kinase encodes MSARSTQRGPWELVLLKLSGESLKGPQPYGIHRPTVSAIAKQIIEATTRGIRFGVIVGGGNIWRGGEAAAEGMDRATADYAGMVATVINAIALQDALERNGIETRLLTAIEMRAVAEPFIRRRAIRHLEKGRVVIFAAGSGNPFFTTDTAAVLRASEIGAQAILKATNVDGVYDRDPRKNPDAVFYKELTHHEALTAGLRVMDSTAIALAMDNGLPIVVFNVTTPENIVRAATGEPVGTLVHTPAKPEGQ; translated from the coding sequence ATGTCGGCACGGTCTACCCAGCGAGGCCCCTGGGAACTCGTCTTGCTCAAGCTCAGCGGCGAATCCCTGAAGGGACCGCAGCCCTACGGTATCCACCGGCCCACGGTCAGCGCCATCGCCAAGCAGATCATCGAGGCGACGACGCGGGGCATCCGGTTTGGTGTCATCGTGGGCGGCGGCAATATCTGGCGTGGCGGCGAGGCGGCTGCTGAGGGTATGGACCGTGCCACCGCAGACTACGCGGGAATGGTCGCAACGGTCATCAACGCCATCGCGCTCCAGGACGCCCTGGAGCGCAATGGCATCGAAACCCGCCTGCTGACGGCCATTGAGATGCGCGCCGTGGCGGAGCCCTTCATCCGGCGCCGGGCCATTCGGCACCTGGAGAAGGGGCGTGTGGTCATCTTCGCCGCCGGCAGCGGCAACCCGTTCTTCACTACAGATACGGCAGCCGTGCTGCGCGCCAGTGAGATCGGCGCCCAGGCGATCCTCAAGGCGACCAATGTGGACGGCGTCTACGACCGCGACCCGCGGAAGAACCCGGACGCAGTCTTCTACAAGGAATTGACGCACCACGAGGCCCTGACCGCCGGTCTGCGCGTGATGGACTCCACGGCCATTGCGCTGGCAATGGACAATGGACTGCCCATTGTGGTATTTAACGTAACGACGCCGGAGAACATCGTCCGCGCCGCCACGGGAGAGCCGGTGGGCACCCTGGTGCACACACCGGCGAAGCCGGAAGGCCAGTAG
- a CDS encoding uroporphyrinogen decarboxylase family protein translates to MVPEPNFDRVLAALRREEPDRVPVCEFLVDPPVKEAFLGRHVGNSLVRADEYDVAADVQFWYQAGFDFMHLAPNYLGLFTGGWNVAESEYSVYDDKPVQKAWMEEHQGVLRSREDLESYPWPEAEDVDLSDILQAAELLPEGMMLTSGTWGIFETTRALMGFEGLVYALYDQPGLVEAVLDRMGHFLFGVFQRVLELPRVGAVWFADDLSSTDTYFVNPQWYRQHLFPWMRKYGEAAAAHGLPLIYHCDGRMWEVLPDVVDCGFAAIQPVEPKAMDIVEVKRQYGKHLCLIGNINLGGSLVRGTPQEVEAEVRQRIRELAPGGGYMVGSSNSITNYVPLDNFRAMVEATFKWGRYPIQA, encoded by the coding sequence ATGGTGCCGGAGCCGAACTTCGACCGCGTGCTGGCTGCGCTGCGACGCGAAGAGCCCGACCGGGTTCCCGTGTGCGAATTCCTGGTCGATCCGCCGGTGAAGGAAGCCTTTCTGGGCCGGCATGTGGGCAACTCGCTGGTCCGCGCCGACGAGTATGACGTGGCGGCGGATGTGCAGTTCTGGTACCAGGCCGGCTTCGACTTCATGCATCTGGCGCCCAACTATCTGGGCCTGTTCACGGGTGGCTGGAACGTCGCCGAGAGCGAGTACAGCGTCTACGATGACAAGCCGGTGCAGAAGGCCTGGATGGAGGAGCACCAAGGCGTCCTCCGCAGCCGCGAGGACCTCGAGAGCTACCCCTGGCCCGAGGCCGAAGACGTGGACCTCAGCGATATCCTCCAGGCGGCCGAACTGCTCCCCGAGGGGATGATGCTCACCAGTGGGACCTGGGGCATCTTCGAGACCACCCGGGCGCTGATGGGCTTCGAGGGCCTCGTGTATGCGCTCTACGACCAGCCGGGACTGGTGGAGGCGGTGCTGGACCGGATGGGGCATTTCCTCTTTGGGGTGTTCCAGCGGGTGCTGGAGCTGCCTCGAGTCGGCGCGGTCTGGTTCGCCGACGACCTCTCCAGCACGGACACCTACTTCGTCAACCCCCAGTGGTACCGTCAACACCTCTTCCCCTGGATGCGCAAGTATGGCGAGGCGGCCGCCGCCCATGGCCTGCCGCTGATCTACCACTGCGACGGGCGGATGTGGGAGGTCCTGCCGGACGTCGTCGACTGCGGGTTCGCCGCGATCCAGCCGGTGGAGCCCAAGGCGATGGACATCGTCGAGGTGAAGCGCCAGTATGGCAAGCACCTGTGCCTGATCGGCAACATCAATCTTGGCGGCAGTCTGGTGCGCGGGACTCCGCAGGAGGTTGAAGCGGAGGTTCGGCAGAGGATCCGGGAGCTTGCCCCCGGCGGCGGCTACATGGTGGGCAGCAGCAACTCCATCACCAACTACGTGCCGCTGGACAACTTCCGAGCGATGGTCGAGGCGACCTTCAAGTGGGGCCGGTACCCGATCCAGGCCTGA
- a CDS encoding CapA family protein: MAAAAVDRPTPRPAPRALWMAAVGDIMLDRKVGKLINANGTESILAKVRNRLQAPNLTFGNLECPLSTEGPHDPHNCCFRAQPGTVAVLQDGGFDVVSLANNHSLNAGREGILQTLETLDKARIAYCGARRERERGMEPTILRVGGLRVGFMAFTDLSFEHGSYSKFTGDGEAACAAVTSARGQCDLLFVSVHWGEEYQSMPQQSQTKTARALLDAGADCILGHHPHTLQGIGVYKGKPILYSMGNFVFDQRQGERMESAVFELFYKEPGLWQINATPVWIPPDRLGPIYPAAERSQGIARRLRDISTALGTPARVENGRVVVRISPPAAPAQPAVGEQPAQNSAPAPGV, encoded by the coding sequence GTGGCGGCCGCAGCAGTCGATCGCCCGACTCCCAGGCCGGCACCCCGTGCCCTGTGGATGGCGGCCGTCGGCGACATCATGCTCGACCGAAAGGTCGGCAAACTGATCAACGCCAACGGGACCGAGAGTATTCTCGCGAAGGTCCGGAATCGTCTGCAAGCCCCTAACCTGACCTTTGGCAACCTGGAGTGTCCGCTGTCGACCGAGGGGCCGCACGATCCCCACAACTGCTGCTTCCGGGCTCAACCCGGGACCGTGGCGGTGCTGCAGGACGGCGGCTTTGATGTGGTCTCGCTCGCCAACAACCACAGTCTCAATGCGGGACGGGAGGGGATCCTGCAGACGCTGGAGACCCTCGACAAGGCCCGGATCGCCTACTGTGGGGCGCGACGTGAGCGGGAGCGCGGGATGGAGCCGACGATCCTGCGCGTAGGTGGCCTGCGGGTCGGCTTCATGGCCTTCACCGACCTGAGCTTCGAGCATGGCTCGTACTCGAAGTTCACCGGCGATGGCGAGGCAGCGTGCGCTGCGGTGACCTCGGCCAGGGGGCAGTGCGACCTGCTGTTCGTCTCGGTACACTGGGGTGAGGAGTACCAGAGCATGCCCCAGCAGAGCCAGACAAAGACGGCACGGGCGCTTCTCGATGCGGGTGCCGACTGCATCCTGGGCCACCATCCGCACACTCTCCAGGGGATCGGCGTGTACAAGGGCAAGCCGATTCTGTACAGCATGGGCAACTTCGTTTTTGACCAGCGGCAGGGCGAGCGCATGGAGAGCGCGGTCTTCGAGCTCTTCTACAAGGAGCCCGGCCTATGGCAGATCAATGCCACGCCGGTGTGGATCCCGCCCGACCGTCTGGGACCGATCTATCCGGCGGCAGAGCGTTCGCAGGGCATCGCCCGACGCCTCCGGGACATCTCGACGGCCCTGGGTACGCCGGCCAGGGTCGAGAATGGGCGAGTGGTGGTCCGGATTTCGCCGCCGGCTGCTCCGGCGCAACCCGCCGTCGGCGAGCAACCTGCGCAGAACTCCGCACCGGCGCCAGGTGTCTAA
- the rpsB gene encoding 30S ribosomal protein S2 — protein MALVSMKELLEAGVHFGHQTRRWNPKMKRFIYHERNGIYIVDLHQTLRLLETAYNFVRDTAAQGKQVLFVGTKRQAEDAVRQSAERCGMPYVNRRWLGGMLTNFRTMADRVKYMEELETAEKTGEWTRLTKKEGLVLKREQEKLVYNLGGIRTLKGVPGAVYIVDLKREHLSATEANKLGVPVVSIVDTNCDPDMVDYVVPGNDDAIRAIRLITGKMADAVIEGQQEYQSRLAEAAALAEAEKARAEEEAQAKDAEVWTGAVEDQFIEDQFEDAFGEGTSSTSTSSS, from the coding sequence TTGGCCCTCGTAAGCATGAAAGAGCTGTTGGAGGCAGGGGTGCACTTCGGGCACCAGACCCGACGGTGGAACCCCAAGATGAAGCGCTTCATCTACCATGAGCGCAACGGCATCTACATCGTCGACCTGCACCAGACGCTGCGACTGCTCGAGACGGCGTACAACTTCGTCCGTGACACCGCGGCCCAGGGCAAGCAGGTGCTCTTTGTCGGCACCAAGCGCCAGGCCGAGGATGCAGTCCGCCAGAGCGCAGAGCGCTGCGGCATGCCCTATGTCAACCGCCGCTGGCTCGGCGGAATGCTGACCAACTTCCGGACCATGGCCGACCGCGTCAAGTACATGGAAGAGCTGGAGACGGCTGAGAAGACCGGCGAGTGGACCCGCCTGACCAAGAAGGAGGGCCTGGTTCTCAAGCGCGAGCAGGAGAAGCTGGTCTACAACCTCGGCGGCATTCGCACTCTGAAGGGCGTTCCGGGCGCTGTCTACATCGTCGACCTGAAGCGTGAGCACCTGTCCGCGACGGAAGCCAACAAGCTCGGCGTGCCCGTGGTCTCCATCGTTGATACGAACTGCGACCCGGACATGGTCGATTACGTGGTCCCCGGCAACGATGACGCGATCCGCGCGATCCGTCTCATCACCGGCAAGATGGCGGACGCCGTGATCGAGGGCCAGCAGGAGTACCAGTCACGTCTGGCTGAGGCGGCCGCTCTGGCCGAAGCCGAGAAGGCACGTGCCGAGGAAGAGGCACAGGCCAAGGATGCCGAGGTCTGGACCGGCGCCGTCGAGGACCAGTTCATTGAGGACCAGTTCGAAGACGCCTTCGGCGAAGGCACCAGCAGCACCAGCACCAGCAGCAGCTAG